A stretch of DNA from Telopea speciosissima isolate NSW1024214 ecotype Mountain lineage chromosome 5, Tspe_v1, whole genome shotgun sequence:
AGTTGATCCAGCTTTTGTCCAAGCTATCGAGCACCGGCCTAAGGTCATCACCGGGTTGGAAGCCGGAGGGATTCCACTGATCGATCTCTCCCTCATAAGCTCTCAATCTTTGGAGGATTACTTCAAAGACCATTCACAGGCCATATCTGGTGTGGTGGAGCAGATAGGGGGTGCATGTAAGGATTGGGGGTTCTTCCAAGTGATCAACCATGGTGTGTCTTCCGATGTGCGAAAGAGGGTAGAGAAAGTGGCAAAGGTGTTCTTCGATTTGCCTCTGGAAGAGAAGCGTAAGGTTAGGAGAGACGAGGTGAATCCATTGGGTTATTACGATACAGAACACACCAAGAATGTGAGGGATTGGAAGGAGGTCTTCGACTTCACTGTTCTTGATCCTACTGTGATTCCCCTTTCACCTGAGCCCGACGATCAGCGAGTGCGAGAGATGAACAACCAGTGGCCTAATTATCCTCCTGATTTaaggtaattttaattttaattttaattttaattgattatATAGTTTTGTTCTTGCTCGCGAGATTGAGCCAACACtaataaattgaaaattgaaatgggTGTATAATGCAGGGACGTCTTTGAGGAATATTGTCGAGCAGTTGAGAAGCTAGCGTTTAAACTATTGGAACTTATCTCATTGAGCTTAGGGTTGCCTCCAAAACGGTTTAATGACTTCTTCAAAGACCATACCAGTTTTATCCGTCTCAATCACTACCCACCTTGCCCTTCACCTCATCTCGCTCTCGGCGTTGGCCGGCACAAGGATGGGGGTGCTCTGACCGTCCTTACACAAGACGATGTAGGGGGTCTGGAAGTGAAGCGCAAGACGGATGGCGAGTGGATCAGGGTGAAGCCCATACCTGATTCTTACATCATCAATGTCGGAGACATTATTCAGGTAACATAGATGACAAATCATCATCTTTCCCTCTTTTAATTGGGCCCTTCTCTGGAAACGTGTAATGGGAACTGGAATTTTACACCCTTCAATAACAGGTCTGGAGCAACGACAGATATGAGAGCGTGGAGCATAGGGTAGTGGTGAATTCGGAGAGGGAGAGGTTCTCCATCccattcttcttcaacccttcacATTATGTGATggtaaagcctttggaggaattGGTGGATAAGGAGAAACAACCAGCCAAGTATAAGGAATATAACTGGGGAAAGTTCTTCACTACAAGGAAGCTTAGCAATTTCAAGAAGCTTGGTGTGGAAAACCTCCAGATTTCTCACTTCAAGATATCTGAATGATTAGGAGATCCATCAAACCATCTGATGTGAATTAAAATAAGACCAAGTTGGGATAATCATGTAATCCAATACAGTATACAAATACTTTGTTGTGTGTatgatattataatattatttctGTTCCTACAATGTACCTTCTCCCATCTGTTGTATCGGCATATAcgatgtacgttcacctatgAACTGGTGCGTGGAGATGATCTGTTCTCGAAATTAAATATTGATATGGCATTGATACAAATGCATTGCACTGCCCACTGTATCGGGCATTGTATAATATtttagaggataaaaatccatcacTCTGCTTGTGTGGTGCACTACACTGGACTTGAGAGGATAGAACTTTGATGGAGTCCAGGCCACAGAATTCATCTGTgaattagggctgtaaatggataatcgaaaatttgaattcgatctgcatttgtatccgtttaggggcatccgtattcgattagagatattcggaaaaaaatccgaatactctgataaaaatccaaatctgaatacttaattataaaaaattaagtaaataataatcttgagggtttttgaagattcaacaggttctagaatatgaggagaagagaatcatgatctaaaactatggattgagagtgaattgtatccactagggggaggaaggttcgggttagcagaggtgtaaacggatggttgcaaatccgaattcgatccaaaTCTGAATCCATCTGAAtccatttagagatatccgtattcgaccaagaaatatttgaatccaaatacatccgatccgtatccaaacagaatccgatccatttagaGGCCTACCCGTAATGTTAAAAGGAATATAACTGACCCAGATGTGCCACAAAATGTTAAATATAATGGGTGGTCTGTCCTGTAGAATTGAAAAGTAGAATTGAAAAGTAGGAAAACGAAAGCCTACCAAAAACAACAAAGGAAAGATGACCCAGATGTGCCACAAAATGCAAAATATAATGGGTGCCCTTGTCTCGTGATTTGAAAGGTAGGAAAGCAAAAGCCTATCAAAAAATACAAAGGAATCCTCAAAATATTCTACTTCTAAAAACCTTGGCCATAGTATCTGACCTTTAAAGAGTTTATTGAACTTGGGAATCGTGGGTTTTCCACGAAtgtcacctccaattcctcatataAGAGTGGAAATAACCACCCTATACCCTGCCCAAGGTAcaataggatggtcatttcctcTTATGTGAAGAATTGGAACGGACAActaattggaggtgataaaaattcaattttccaCCCATATTTTTAAGAATTGGGGCCAAATCAACCAATCAGATTAAAATCGATTCTTGATCCAAAATTTCTAGGGTTAAGGTACATTTTGGCCGATTCTAGTCTATACCTGGTCGGGATCGATTTTGATTCGATCCGGATGCTGcttttttaaaccctaaacaaGAGCCCGGGACAGAAGGGTTCTAGATGGTTGAAGAGACTCTGGAGGAGTTGAATCGATTTGTGTCTATTCCGATTGGAATCAGAAACGAATCAGAAACCAATTCGATTCCAATTCTGAAACGTACTTGAAAGGTGGAGCGTGAACTTTGTTGAGGTATCTTCTGAAAACGACAACCATGTCCACGCAGAAAAGCACCATAGCGCAACCTGTCCAGAAGTCTCCAAACGagggagagaaatagagaatcTTGTCCAGATTCAATGCAATGTCCTAATAAAAAGCCAGAACCACCTCTAGATCTGTAAAAGAAAAAGTGGAGAACTGAGTAGAGAAATGGGTGAGATTGATCCAGATTTCATCCAAGCCACCGAGCAGAGGCCAAAGCTCACCGTGGTCGAGGCTGGAGGGATTCCACTAATCGATCTCTCCATCTTAAACTCTCACTCTCTGCAAGGACCCACCGATGACCTGTTGGCTATTTCCGGTCTGGTGGATGAAATAGGGAATGCATGTAAGGATTGGGGGTTCTTCCAGGTGATCAATCATGGCGTGCCGTTGGATGTGCGGCAGAGGTTGAGACGGCGGTGAAAGTGTTCTTCGATCTGTCTCTGGAAGAGAAGAGCAGGGTGAGGAGAGATGAGGTAAATCCACCTGGGTTACTACGACTCTGAACATACCAAGAATGTGAGGGATTGGAAGGAGGTTTTCGATTTCACCGTCGATGATCCTATGGTGATTCCGCTTTCTGATGAACCTGATGATCAGCGCCTGAGGAAGATGAACAATCAGTGGCCTGATTATCCTCCTGATTTAAGGTATTTCTTTCCCTTAGTCAAGAATTTGCTATCCAGGAAGAAAGATTGGAACAGAGTTTTCCAATTTAAAGCCATAATCATGGCTTCAAGACATGGTGAATCGTCCAATCCGGATCGGAATCGGCGATCATCGATCTAGATTCTGTCTGCCTCGATATGGTTCTGCTGATTCGTCGGTATTGGCCAattcttaaatattttctttataaaaatGGTTGAATTGGAGCAATTCCAATGCCGATTCCCGATTCCACTGCCGATCCATTTGCAGCACAAAATGACCTAAATCAGTTGGATCGGACGATTCAGTCAGATTCTGATCAGGAATCGAATCAGAATATTctgttttttaaaaccttggccATAATATCTGTCCTTACCTTGGTGTGATTATTCGGGATTCTCAGGGGAATCCTCTGTTGACTAAATCTAAGATTCAAAAGTTTGGAAGTATCCTGATCGGTAAGGCTATGGCCATCCGAAATGACCTCTTGGAATCCTCATACCGATCGAGTCCGATTGCAAAGATCTCATCTCTTTCCTTTAGGTTCCAAAGGCAAAGAGAGTAGTGCCTCCATCTAAGTCAACTAATCATCTAGGATATCATACATCTAGCCTCTTATTTTATCGAATGTTGTTTCACTCATGTTTCTAGGGAATTTATTGTTGTAGTGGATTATTTAACTAAGAAGGTTATGTTTATTACGTGTATGACAGTTTGGCCAAATTCCACTCCGTGATTGAATGAGCTTTGTAGATCTATATCCATGGGTTCTCCATCTACCTTTGAATAGATATATATTTAGTTAAAAAAAGAGCTTAATTAGATTGAAATTGAGGAAGGGTGTCTTTTGACATTAGGCAGGAGATAGTGATGAAACTCACCTATCGAAGCTTCCAATCAAAGGGTCAcatatggatgaagagattctctctctatcttcttgttAAAAAACATTCTTCAAAAAATTATTGATGACAAATGAATTGTCAATCCGGAATGTTGATTCCTACAGTTGAATATTTAGGGAATGGCCTAGATTGACCATGTCTAAAATTTCAACttcaaatttaattatttatccTTTTATGTAATGCCAATTACCTCTCATGTATGTCAATGCATTCTATCTTAATTAGTTTTGTGCACATTTTTTATACttgtgaatttttttaatggctTATTTTACCACATGGCCAACTCTaattggactgaaacttgacatgtgagtaggaGACTTTGGGGTCAATATGTCTACAAAATTCAACATAATTTGAATTGCCGCATGGTAGAATGGGTGGACATAGATGCAATTCATTTGGTGCAATCCATCGGTAAAAATGGTGGGTGGGTGCCTAGATCTGCTATGTGGCAGATCATGTGGACTTGAAATTTTATGGGTAATTAGATCCTAAGGTCCTTTACtaacatgtcaagtttcagcacAGTTGGAGTTGGCTATATGGCAAAAttaagcaaaacaaaaaaaattcgaaAGTGCTAATGAGTGCATTGGAATATGAAAAGAACATCGACATACACGAGAGCATATGGGAgagtaaatgattgaatttaagaCTGAAATTTCATACATGGCCTATGTAGACCATTTCCTAGATATCCAATTGTCAGAATTGTCACATCACTCCTCCGCGAGACAGAATAAATATCTCCATTCACCAATTTAGTCCATGGGTCGCAAACAACATTATCATCAGCTGTTGTCAACGAGAGGGCTTAGTCACTACATGACATGCCATAAATAAAGCTGTTAAGCTAATTAATAATGATCTACTTTTCAATTTCCAACATTAGAGAGAATTGTTTTTAGCTTGAGGTGTGTCTTTTTGACTCTTAAGTTTAGTTGATTATGACTTTTCTCACTTGATCGAGCTCCATCAATTCTTAGACTTAGGAGTGTCAATCTGTTGGTATCTGGTTGAGTCCGATTCCTTATCGATTATGGTATATTGGTTTCCAAATAGGTGTGGGCTCAACCTGAAATCCATATTGGACATGTTACAAACTATTATGACACCAACAAGAATAGGATATTTGGGATGATGACAGAATAGGtttggatttgggtcctctgtagcgcgaTAGGGAGTGTAGCGCACCATACGACGGTCCACAGTATTTGGACACGTAGCCCAACACACAGACGGGGTGTTGGGCTGTGTGCCCAAACACTGTGGGCCGTTGGATGTGCACTACACTCCCTATCGTGCTAAAGAGGAGCCCAATGCAATAGGTTTTTGGTTCCTTATCGGTTTTTCCatattttatatgtattttggttatttgggaTGAGGACAGAATAGAAATAACACAATCAGTAaatattattgaaaaaaaacctccaaaatttatcattggattcaaatttttctggttttaaatctgtttttttgagttttcttgtTGGTTTTGGTTCAAGCAGTTGGCTTATTCGGCCACCCTCGGTTTTTTGGTCTTGGCCCTGACCGACTGTTATAACAGTATTATTCGTATCCCTTTAAATTGAAACCGGAATGCTAAAGGTAACGGTTGGTACATTTTTCGGTTTTTTCGTCGGTTTGGATCCATATTTGACACCCTCATTCATTCTAACATTAGCTATTTATGTTGTTTGTGTTGAATTTGGGCTGTTTGTTCGAATAAAGTATATCCAATGTATTTATTAAGAAAAGGGGGGAAGATTTGTTACATAAAGTTTGAGAACTAAAACATCTAATTTTATGTACACATATTTGTAATCTATAAACTGCATATTAAAAGGAACTGGCGCTTTGCTTGCCACAccttttttgggatttttaatttcaatatAGATTGGATTGGTTaccaattattattattattttttcctccTTCATAAACTAAAAACTTTTCTTATTAGGAAATAAATGTTCCTATTGTATTCTATATTTATATCTGGCAAAATAGGTTGTGATGTAGTAAAAATAACCCCTATCTAAGAGGGATGATgtggaaattaaaatttttttacacgacatcctctacttccgcctgccccaaCTTCCATGTGACCCTCCACACAACGAGGCTCGTAAAGATCGCCTTGCCCCTgttcgggcaaggtgctcgggcacgGGTAAGGCGATCTTTGCGCATCCcattgtgtgtagggcgcacatggaagtaggggcaggcggaagtagaggatctggactcCAAGTTTAGGGGCCCGGCGGCCATAGAGGGGTTAACACAAAGGCCCACGAAGGGGACCAACAGAGATCAATAGGGACCACACATCTTGGAAAGCAGCAAACTATACTATTACTAATAAAATGGTGCATATGCCAAACACCGGTGCGTATTTAGAGGAGTTGATCCATTGACCAACCTTCAGACAACCTCTTAAGTGATAATTGCCAAACCGTCAGGCCAAGATCCAAGTGTGCATGAAAATTTAATTTGAAGCATCGAAGAAATATtgtttaaatttcaaaatttaggtACCGCAGCATAATTTTTTCCTAAGGAGTATCAACAAATTTAGGTATATCATAGTGGAGATATTGAAAATTGTCTTATGCTAATTTGCTCCGTATTCTCAGAGTTACTAGCCTCCATGAGTTACAAGCCTCCAAcaaccatggagtggaaatAGGCTATTCTGTTGTACACGTTATCGACAAAGTTTTCTTGGCTAGGGAATCAGCTACTGTGTCAATCTCCCTAGGAATTTTCTCGAACCTACATTCACTGAAGTAAGAGGTTAAATGAACAATATCCTCTACTATAGATTGAATCTACCACTAGGATATTGGTAGATGTATGATTTAGGAAAATGCATAGCTCCTGACAATCAATTTCTACTATCAAAAACTCCTTGTATCCGTCAAAGCATCCAACAGACTCCCCTACCAAAATGCTATTGAAATTTGCTGGTACCGACCATTGTCAGACATGAACTCCCCATAGGGAATTTTAGCAAAATATGGACTG
This window harbors:
- the LOC122662059 gene encoding protein DMR6-LIKE OXYGENASE 2-like, whose translation is MGEVDPAFVQAIEHRPKVITGLEAGGIPLIDLSLISSQSLEDYFKDHSQAISGVVEQIGGACKDWGFFQVINHGVSSDVRKRVEKVAKVFFDLPLEEKRKVRRDEVNPLGYYDTEHTKNVRDWKEVFDFTVLDPTVIPLSPEPDDQRVREMNNQWPNYPPDLRDVFEEYCRAVEKLAFKLLELISLSLGLPPKRFNDFFKDHTSFIRLNHYPPCPSPHLALGVGRHKDGGALTVLTQDDVGGLEVKRKTDGEWIRVKPIPDSYIINVGDIIQVWSNDRYESVEHRVVVNSERERFSIPFFFNPSHYVMVKPLEELVDKEKQPAKYKEYNWGKFFTTRKLSNFKKLGVENLQISHFKISE